One window of Pseudomonas urmiensis genomic DNA carries:
- a CDS encoding PAAR domain-containing protein, which produces MSQRLNIFGKGQGLDGDLTSTGARCIASRARGQVHAIAWLLEGDKTTPCPRCGIEGTIIRGESRWRQDDIPTAVDGSLVQCGCPLGSNYVVAPLHQRPAPKSAIATQTYAPSFSSTPRASAQHAFNTFARDTSPAPGLEPGFHIVQYSQSFDQLLDRLAIHDRLLIKHLQRLNPNFAQGFKAGEIFVIGDPNNGHMCTREELHLMEAADLARDSLASLSDGEADFMMRHQAEIAGLLSDVSLAMGVSQAMMAKSLEELKNTLNYIEKLHQQQFSKHGHLRSPEFFAERKKLFKQLDVKLRMSFLNKTMDLGSHHGLRRDLGISSKSLVHHWSKAGGPSQIPGYTTHLDKLARISKYLERGGQIGIVIGAGASLLKVQEVCRAGETAACRKVRFTEAGSFAGGLGMGAYAGALAGDLTTVACFGLGPISATVCGIVLVGAGSLTGGYIGMSGGESIGEFIYEVTEP; this is translated from the coding sequence ATGAGTCAACGGCTTAACATCTTTGGCAAGGGTCAGGGCCTGGACGGCGACCTCACCAGCACCGGCGCTCGCTGCATCGCCAGCCGCGCGCGGGGGCAGGTTCATGCCATTGCCTGGCTACTCGAAGGGGACAAAACCACGCCCTGTCCTCGGTGCGGCATCGAGGGCACGATCATCCGTGGCGAATCACGTTGGCGGCAGGACGACATTCCCACTGCCGTAGATGGCTCACTGGTGCAGTGCGGCTGTCCTTTAGGCAGCAACTATGTGGTAGCGCCCCTTCATCAGCGGCCCGCACCCAAGAGCGCCATCGCCACTCAGACCTATGCACCCTCATTCAGCTCTACGCCGCGCGCCTCTGCTCAACATGCTTTCAACACCTTTGCCCGGGACACCTCTCCCGCGCCAGGCCTTGAGCCAGGTTTTCACATTGTTCAGTACAGCCAGTCGTTCGATCAGTTACTGGACCGGCTGGCCATTCACGACAGACTGCTGATCAAGCATCTGCAGCGTCTCAATCCAAACTTTGCGCAGGGTTTCAAAGCCGGCGAGATCTTCGTCATTGGCGACCCCAACAACGGCCATATGTGCACCCGCGAGGAACTGCACCTGATGGAAGCGGCGGACCTGGCGCGCGATAGCCTGGCCAGCTTGAGCGACGGCGAAGCCGATTTCATGATGCGCCATCAGGCCGAGATCGCTGGGTTGTTGAGCGATGTGAGCCTGGCGATGGGAGTAAGCCAAGCGATGATGGCCAAGTCGCTTGAAGAATTGAAAAATACGCTGAACTACATAGAGAAACTTCACCAACAGCAGTTCTCCAAGCACGGTCATCTGCGAAGCCCAGAGTTTTTTGCGGAACGCAAAAAACTCTTCAAACAGTTGGATGTAAAACTGAGGATGAGTTTTCTCAACAAGACGATGGATTTAGGGAGTCATCACGGATTACGTCGAGATCTTGGTATTTCGAGCAAAAGCCTTGTGCATCACTGGTCCAAAGCAGGTGGACCGAGTCAGATACCAGGGTATACAACGCATCTGGATAAGCTGGCACGTATCTCAAAATACCTTGAGCGCGGAGGTCAAATCGGAATTGTGATTGGCGCAGGCGCTTCTCTATTAAAGGTGCAGGAGGTCTGCAGAGCCGGGGAAACTGCAGCGTGTCGAAAAGTCAGGTTTACGGAAGCTGGCAGTTTTGCTGGAGGGCTAGGAATGGGTGCCTATGCTGGTGCCTTGGCCGGCGATCTAACCACTGTTGCCTGCTTCGGTCTCGGCCCGATCAGCGCTACTGTGTGCGGGATAGTTTTGGTGGGTGCCGGATCTCTGACTGGCGGCTACATAGGCATGTCAGGAGGAGAGTCCATCGGTGAATTTATTTATGAGGTAACCGAGCCATGA
- a CDS encoding alpha/beta fold hydrolase, translating to MSTLVTRDGTSIYYKDWGSGKPVLFSHGWPLDADMWDSQMEFLASRGYRAIAFDRRGFGRSDQPWTGYDYDTFADDIAQLIEHLDLREVTLVGFSMGGGDVSRYIARHGSQRVAGLVLLGAVTPIFGKSPSNPDGVDGSVFDGIQAGLRADRAQFIADFATPFYGLNQGQTVSQGVQTQTLNIALMASLKATLDCVTAFSQTDFRPDMSKIDVPTLVIHGDGDQIVPFETTGKRAAELIGGAELKVYSGAPHGFAVTHAQQLNEDLLAFVSR from the coding sequence ATGAGCACGCTCGTGACCCGCGATGGCACCTCGATCTATTACAAGGACTGGGGCAGTGGCAAGCCCGTGCTGTTCAGCCACGGCTGGCCCCTGGACGCCGACATGTGGGACTCGCAGATGGAGTTCCTGGCGAGCCGTGGCTACCGCGCCATCGCTTTCGACCGTCGTGGTTTTGGCCGCTCCGACCAGCCGTGGACCGGTTATGACTACGACACCTTCGCCGACGATATCGCCCAGTTGATCGAACACCTCGACCTGCGCGAAGTGACCTTGGTCGGTTTCTCCATGGGCGGTGGCGATGTCAGCCGCTACATCGCTCGCCACGGCAGCCAGCGGGTAGCCGGGCTGGTATTGCTGGGCGCGGTAACGCCGATCTTCGGCAAGTCCCCGAGCAATCCTGATGGCGTCGACGGGTCGGTGTTCGACGGCATCCAGGCGGGGCTGCGCGCGGATCGGGCGCAGTTCATCGCCGATTTCGCCACGCCCTTCTATGGGCTGAACCAGGGCCAGACGGTGTCCCAGGGGGTGCAAACGCAGACGTTGAACATCGCCCTGATGGCGTCGTTGAAAGCCACCCTGGACTGTGTCACGGCGTTTTCGCAAACCGATTTCCGTCCTGATATGAGCAAAATCGACGTGCCGACCCTGGTGATCCATGGCGATGGCGACCAGATCGTGCCGTTCGAAACCACCGGCAAGCGCGCTGCCGAGCTCATTGGTGGGGCTGAGTTGAAAGTGTACAGCGGTGCGCCGCATGGCTTTGCGGTCACTCATGCGCAGCAGTTGAACGAAGACCTGCTGGCATTCGTGTCCCGCTAA
- a CDS encoding LysR substrate-binding domain-containing protein gives MEDLNSLYYFTQVVEHGGFAPAGRALDMPKSKLSRRIADLEDRLGVRLLHRTSRHCSLTEIGQEYYRRCLAMRVEAEGAAEVIERNRCEPRGLVRISCPTTLLNSWVGPMLTRYMLKYPLVELFIESTNRRVDLLHEGFDVALRVRFPPLENTDMVMKVLSNSTQCLVGQPSFLEQLPQGFDPLQLSELPSVHWGSAQREYQWELFQGEDMSRSIVIPHTPRMVTDDLFALRHFVVAGVGIAHLPRVAVRDDLATGRLVELLPGWNPRCGIVHAIFPSRRGLLPSVRSLIDHLAEEFSSSDMA, from the coding sequence GTGGAAGACCTCAACTCGCTCTACTACTTCACCCAAGTGGTCGAGCACGGCGGTTTTGCCCCCGCAGGCCGGGCGCTGGACATGCCCAAGTCAAAGCTCAGTCGGCGCATTGCCGACCTGGAAGATCGCCTGGGCGTGCGTCTGTTGCACCGCACCAGCCGGCATTGCTCGCTGACCGAAATCGGCCAGGAGTACTACCGCCGCTGCCTGGCGATGCGCGTCGAAGCCGAGGGCGCCGCTGAGGTCATCGAACGCAACCGTTGCGAGCCGCGCGGCCTGGTGCGCATCAGCTGCCCGACCACCCTGCTCAACTCGTGGGTCGGGCCGATGCTGACCCGCTACATGCTCAAGTACCCGCTGGTGGAGCTGTTCATCGAAAGCACCAACCGCCGCGTCGACCTGCTGCACGAAGGCTTCGACGTGGCGTTGAGGGTGCGTTTCCCGCCGCTGGAAAACACCGACATGGTGATGAAGGTGCTGAGCAACAGCACCCAATGCCTGGTCGGCCAGCCGTCGTTCCTCGAACAACTGCCACAAGGCTTCGATCCGCTGCAATTGAGCGAATTGCCCAGCGTGCACTGGGGTAGCGCGCAGCGTGAATATCAGTGGGAATTGTTCCAGGGCGAGGACATGAGCCGCAGCATCGTCATCCCGCACACGCCGCGGATGGTCACCGACGACCTTTTTGCCCTGCGCCATTTCGTCGTGGCCGGCGTCGGCATCGCGCACCTGCCGCGGGTGGCGGTGCGCGACGATTTGGCCACAGGTCGCCTGGTCGAGCTGTTGCCGGGCTGGAATCCGCGCTGCGGTATCGTCCATGCGATCTTCCCGTCGCGTCGCGGCCTGTTGCCTTCGGTGCGTTCGCTGATCGATCACCTGGCTGAAGAGTTCTCTTCCAGCGATATGGCCTGA
- a CDS encoding mechanosensitive ion channel family protein — translation MLAFIQSYPLLLGTCLIFLDLLLWQLIPLQRQPWRIATRLVIFLLFSWVLLAAGMSPLQPPPWADDVSRNLMATVLAIGWWLFGARTVTVVFGLLLVARGSHGGRLLQDVLGALIFLVAVVAAAAYVMQLPVKGLLATSGVMAIVIGLALQSTLSDVFSGIVLNTTRPYQIGDSISIDGTEGKVIDIDWRATRMITGSGSLAVIPNSVAAKAKLLNHSRPADRNGVSISVVVPAKVRPKRVFDALEKALQGTSALLDNPAPKVTVKASTLESVEYEASGFIADMARKTEVRNQLFDLAHRHLEATGVMWNVDLAVAPRSRQRELLDEVRVFRSLSSEERDALSQRMTAMEYLADQVILGVGERSEHVLVIGSGVVSASVRDGERLIEAGRMGPGEVLAIEGLVDDEDSAVEFRTLTGCVLYRIDKEQVRSCLVERGEVQSALTKLQRFRRQSRESLLMQKPAVVKKGGFLSWLHK, via the coding sequence ATGCTGGCTTTCATCCAGTCATACCCGCTGTTGCTCGGCACTTGCCTGATCTTCCTCGACCTGCTGCTGTGGCAGTTGATCCCGCTCCAGCGCCAGCCCTGGCGCATCGCTACGCGGCTGGTGATCTTCCTGCTGTTCAGCTGGGTATTGCTGGCCGCCGGCATGAGCCCACTGCAACCGCCGCCGTGGGCCGATGATGTCTCGCGCAATTTGATGGCGACGGTACTGGCGATTGGCTGGTGGCTGTTCGGTGCACGCACGGTCACGGTGGTGTTCGGCCTGCTGCTGGTGGCGCGCGGCAGTCATGGCGGGCGCTTGCTGCAGGATGTGCTGGGGGCGTTGATCTTCCTGGTGGCGGTGGTGGCGGCAGCGGCGTATGTCATGCAACTGCCGGTCAAGGGCCTGCTGGCGACCTCGGGGGTGATGGCCATCGTTATCGGCCTGGCGTTGCAGAGCACCCTGAGCGATGTGTTTTCCGGGATCGTGCTGAACACCACCCGGCCCTATCAGATCGGCGACTCGATCTCGATCGATGGCACTGAGGGCAAGGTGATCGATATCGATTGGCGGGCCACGCGCATGATCACCGGCAGCGGCAGCCTGGCGGTGATCCCTAACTCGGTGGCAGCCAAGGCCAAGTTGCTCAACCACAGCCGACCTGCCGACCGCAACGGTGTGTCGATCAGTGTGGTGGTGCCGGCCAAAGTCCGCCCCAAGCGGGTCTTCGACGCCTTGGAAAAGGCCCTGCAAGGGACGTCGGCGCTATTGGACAACCCCGCCCCCAAGGTCACGGTGAAAGCCTCGACGCTTGAGTCAGTGGAATACGAAGCCAGCGGGTTCATCGCCGATATGGCGCGCAAGACCGAAGTGCGCAACCAGCTGTTCGACCTCGCTCACCGTCATCTGGAAGCCACTGGGGTGATGTGGAACGTCGACCTGGCCGTGGCGCCGCGCAGTCGTCAGCGCGAGTTGCTCGACGAGGTGCGGGTCTTCCGCTCGTTGAGCAGTGAGGAGCGCGATGCGCTGAGCCAGCGCATGACGGCCATGGAGTACCTGGCCGATCAGGTGATCCTGGGCGTGGGTGAGCGTTCCGAGCATGTGTTGGTGATTGGCAGCGGCGTGGTCTCGGCCTCGGTGCGCGATGGCGAACGGCTGATCGAGGCTGGGCGCATGGGGCCAGGTGAGGTGCTGGCGATCGAAGGGTTGGTCGATGACGAAGACTCAGCGGTGGAGTTCCGCACGCTGACCGGTTGCGTGCTGTACCGCATCGACAAGGAGCAGGTCCGCAGTTGCCTGGTCGAGCGCGGCGAGGTGCAGTCGGCGCTGACCAAACTGCAGCGCTTCCGTCGACAGAGTCGGGAGTCATTGCTGATGCAAAAGCCTGCGGTGGTGAAAAAAGGTGGCTTCCTGAGTTGGCTGCACAAGTGA
- a CDS encoding OprD family porin — translation MSFASSRPARALLVMVILGPALSHADEPGWSLLSRNYLLHNDYRSPSASGQSYRQEWAQGFIGEVRSGFTPGPLGLGVDAHGFVGLKLDGGRGHAGTGLLPRDSDGRAESAYSSAGAALKLRLGKTLLRYGEMTVETPVFDTGDKRLHPEYASGWLLENSDLPDWHLQAGRFTAFNNQDNSSSHDDFSGYGATTQGHAISLAGASYAPSGPFGGALYAAQLQDTWRQAYLNLNLAEGNWRLDGNLYHSRDTGQASAGPIDTLAYSLAAKYRFGPQALTLAYQRIEGDTPFDFVGGDSIYLANSIKYADFNGPNERSWQLRYDLDLATLGIPGLSLMGRYVSGRGIDGTHAPAGGAYLGQQGKGGRHWERDLDLKYVVQSGTAKDLSLSLSHVSHRANSAQAGDDIDRLYLIIEYPLKGGF, via the coding sequence ATGTCTTTCGCATCATCCAGGCCCGCCCGCGCCCTGCTCGTCATGGTCATCCTCGGCCCCGCCCTGAGCCACGCGGACGAACCGGGCTGGTCGCTGCTCAGCCGCAATTACCTGCTGCACAACGACTACCGCAGCCCGTCGGCCAGCGGCCAGAGCTATCGCCAGGAATGGGCCCAGGGGTTCATCGGCGAAGTGCGCTCAGGCTTTACTCCAGGCCCGCTTGGCCTGGGCGTCGATGCCCACGGGTTTGTCGGCCTCAAGCTCGACGGCGGCCGCGGCCATGCCGGCACCGGCCTGCTGCCGCGTGACAGCGATGGGCGGGCTGAGTCCGCCTATTCCAGCGCTGGTGCCGCCCTCAAGCTACGCCTTGGCAAGACGCTGCTGCGCTACGGCGAGATGACCGTCGAAACACCGGTGTTCGATACCGGCGACAAACGTCTGCATCCCGAATACGCCAGCGGATGGCTGCTGGAAAACAGCGATCTGCCCGACTGGCATCTGCAAGCCGGGCGCTTCACCGCGTTCAACAATCAGGACAACAGCTCCAGCCATGATGATTTCAGCGGCTATGGCGCAACCACCCAAGGGCACGCCATCAGCCTGGCGGGGGCCAGCTACGCGCCCAGCGGGCCGTTTGGCGGCGCTCTGTATGCAGCACAATTGCAGGACACTTGGCGTCAGGCCTACCTCAACCTGAACCTGGCCGAGGGCAACTGGCGCCTGGATGGCAACCTCTACCACAGCCGCGACACTGGCCAAGCCAGCGCCGGGCCGATCGATACGCTCGCCTACAGCCTGGCGGCCAAATACCGCTTCGGGCCCCAAGCGCTGACCTTGGCCTATCAACGGATCGAAGGCGACACGCCGTTCGACTTCGTCGGTGGCGACTCGATCTACCTGGCCAACTCGATCAAGTACGCCGACTTCAACGGCCCCAACGAACGCTCCTGGCAGTTGCGCTACGACCTCGACCTGGCCACCCTCGGCATCCCTGGCCTGAGCCTGATGGGTCGCTACGTCAGCGGTCGCGGCATCGATGGTACGCATGCCCCGGCTGGCGGCGCCTACCTTGGCCAGCAAGGCAAAGGCGGCCGTCACTGGGAGCGTGACCTGGACCTCAAGTACGTGGTGCAGAGTGGCACCGCCAAAGACCTCAGCCTGTCGCTGTCACATGTCAGCCATCGGGCCAACAGCGCCCAAGCCGGGGATGACATCGACCGCCTGTACCTGATCATCGAATACCCGCTCAAGGGTGGTTTCTGA
- the ycaC gene encoding isochorismate family cysteine hydrolase YcaC → MAHFKYNRLNKDDAAVLLVDHQAGLLSLVRDIEPDRFKNNVLALADLAKFFNLPTILTTSFEQGPNGPLVPELKALFPDAPYIARPGQINAWDNEDFVKAVKATGKKQLIIAGVVTEVCVAFPALAALEEEFEVFVVTDASGTFNEMTRDAAHDRMSRAGAQLMTWFGVACELHRDWRNDVEGLAALCSNHIPDYRNLMTSYNALTAGQ, encoded by the coding sequence ATGGCCCACTTCAAATACAACCGCCTGAACAAAGACGACGCCGCCGTACTGCTGGTCGACCACCAAGCTGGCCTGCTGTCGCTGGTACGTGACATCGAGCCGGACCGCTTCAAGAACAACGTGCTGGCCCTGGCTGACCTCGCCAAGTTCTTCAACCTGCCGACCATCCTCACCACCAGCTTCGAGCAAGGCCCCAACGGCCCGCTGGTGCCGGAGCTGAAAGCGCTGTTCCCAGATGCCCCGTACATCGCCCGCCCAGGCCAGATCAACGCCTGGGACAACGAAGACTTCGTCAAGGCAGTCAAGGCCACTGGCAAGAAGCAGCTGATCATCGCCGGTGTGGTGACTGAAGTGTGCGTGGCCTTCCCGGCGCTGGCGGCCCTGGAAGAAGAGTTCGAAGTGTTCGTGGTGACCGATGCCTCCGGCACCTTCAACGAGATGACCCGCGACGCCGCCCACGACCGCATGAGCCGTGCTGGCGCCCAGCTGATGACCTGGTTCGGCGTCGCCTGCGAGCTGCACCGCGACTGGCGCAACGACGTCGAAGGCCTGGCCGCGCTGTGCTCCAACCACATCCCGGACTACCGCAACCTGATGACCAGCTACAACGCGCTGACTGCGGGTCAATAA
- the ycaC gene encoding isochorismate family cysteine hydrolase YcaC produces the protein MAHFKYNRLNKDDAAVLLVDHQAGLLSLVRDIEPDRFKNNVLALADLAKFFNLPTILTTSFEQGPNGPLVPELKALFPDAPYIARPGQINAWDNEDFVKAVKATGKKQLIIAGVVTEVCVAFPALAALEEEFEVFVVTDASGTFNEMTRDAAHDRMSRAGAQLMTWFGVACELHRDWRNDIEGLAALCSNHIPDYRNLMTSYNALTAAK, from the coding sequence ATGGCCCACTTCAAATACAACCGCCTGAACAAAGACGACGCCGCCGTACTGCTGGTCGACCACCAAGCTGGCCTGCTGTCGCTGGTACGTGACATCGAGCCAGACCGCTTCAAGAACAACGTGCTGGCCCTGGCTGACTTGGCCAAGTTCTTCAACCTGCCGACCATCCTCACCACCAGCTTCGAGCAAGGCCCCAACGGCCCGCTGGTGCCGGAGCTGAAAGCGCTGTTCCCAGATGCGCCGTACATCGCCCGCCCAGGCCAGATCAACGCCTGGGACAACGAAGACTTCGTCAAGGCAGTCAAGGCCACTGGCAAGAAGCAGCTGATCATCGCCGGTGTGGTGACTGAAGTGTGCGTGGCCTTCCCAGCGCTGGCGGCCCTGGAAGAAGAGTTCGAAGTGTTCGTGGTGACCGATGCCTCCGGCACCTTCAACGAGATGACCCGCGACGCCGCCCACGACCGCATGAGCCGTGCTGGCGCCCAGCTGATGACTTGGTTCGGGGTGGCCTGCGAGCTGCACCGCGACTGGCGCAACGACATCGAAGGCCTGGCTGCGCTGTGCTCCAACCACATCCCGGACTACCGCAACCTGATGACCAGCTACAACGCGCTGACTGCCGCCAAGTAA
- a CDS encoding amidohydrolase, producing MTADLILFNGKLHTVDREKPTASAVAIKDGRFLAVGSDAEAMAYKSAATQIIDLKQRTVIPGLNDSHLHLIRGGLNYNLELRWEGVPSVADALRMLKDQAARTPTPQWVRVVGGWNEFQFAEKRMPTLEEINQAAPDTPVFLLHLYDRALLNRAALKAVGYDKSTPNPPGGEIQRDKFGNPTGMLIARPNAMILYATLAKGPKLPLEYQVNSTRQFMRELNRLGLTSAIDAGGGYQNFPDDYSVIQELADNNQLTVRIAYNLFTQKPKEELDDFRKWTSSVKLHSGTDFLRHNGAGEMLVFSAADFEDFLEPRPDLPQTMEEELEPVVRHLVEQRWPFRLHATYNESITRMLDVFEKVNRDIPFNGLPWFFDHAETITPQNIERVRALGGGIAIQDRMAFQGEYFVDRYGAKAAEQTPPIKRMLEMGVPVGAGTDATRVSSYNPWTSLYWLVSGKTVGGMELYPQGLDRDTALQLFTQGSAWFSSEQGKKGQIKVGQLADLAALSLDFFSVEEEAIKGIESVLTLVDGKVVYAAGEFDRLGPPQVPVLPEWSPVAKVPGHWRVGTPSLVAAVHQCSGPCGVHAHSHEKARQSSVPVNDFQGFWGALGCSCFAF from the coding sequence ATGACCGCCGATCTCATTCTGTTCAACGGCAAACTGCACACGGTCGACCGCGAGAAGCCCACCGCCAGTGCCGTTGCCATCAAGGACGGCCGCTTCCTCGCAGTCGGCAGCGACGCCGAGGCCATGGCCTACAAGAGCGCCGCCACGCAGATCATCGATCTCAAGCAGCGCACGGTCATCCCAGGCTTGAACGACTCGCACCTGCACCTGATCCGCGGTGGCCTGAACTACAACCTGGAATTGCGCTGGGAAGGCGTGCCGTCGGTGGCCGATGCCCTGCGCATGCTCAAGGACCAGGCGGCGCGTACGCCGACTCCGCAGTGGGTGCGCGTGGTCGGTGGCTGGAACGAATTCCAGTTCGCCGAAAAGCGCATGCCGACCCTCGAAGAAATCAACCAGGCCGCGCCCGACACCCCGGTGTTCCTGCTGCACCTGTATGACCGAGCGCTGCTCAACCGCGCCGCGCTCAAGGCGGTCGGCTATGACAAGAGCACGCCGAACCCGCCAGGCGGCGAGATTCAGCGTGACAAGTTCGGCAATCCGACCGGCATGCTGATCGCTCGTCCCAACGCAATGATTCTCTACGCCACCCTGGCCAAAGGGCCGAAGCTGCCGCTGGAGTATCAGGTCAACTCCACCCGCCAGTTTATGCGTGAGCTGAACCGCCTGGGCCTGACCAGTGCCATCGACGCCGGCGGCGGCTACCAGAATTTCCCCGACGACTACTCGGTGATCCAGGAGCTGGCCGACAACAACCAACTGACTGTGCGCATCGCCTACAACTTGTTCACCCAGAAGCCCAAGGAAGAGTTGGACGACTTCCGCAAGTGGACCTCCAGCGTCAAGCTGCACAGTGGCACCGACTTCCTGCGCCACAACGGCGCCGGCGAGATGCTGGTGTTCTCCGCCGCCGACTTCGAAGACTTCCTCGAACCGCGTCCGGATTTGCCGCAGACCATGGAAGAAGAGCTGGAGCCGGTGGTGCGCCATCTGGTCGAGCAGCGCTGGCCGTTCCGCCTGCACGCCACCTACAACGAATCGATCACACGCATGCTCGATGTGTTCGAGAAGGTCAACCGCGACATTCCATTCAACGGCCTGCCGTGGTTCTTCGACCACGCCGAAACCATCACCCCGCAGAACATCGAGCGCGTACGCGCCCTGGGCGGTGGTATCGCCATCCAGGACCGCATGGCCTTCCAGGGTGAGTACTTCGTTGATCGCTACGGTGCCAAGGCCGCCGAACAGACCCCGCCAATCAAGCGCATGCTCGAGATGGGCGTGCCAGTGGGCGCCGGTACCGACGCTACCCGAGTCTCCAGCTACAACCCGTGGACTTCGCTGTACTGGCTGGTCAGCGGCAAGACCGTGGGTGGAATGGAGCTGTACCCGCAAGGCCTGGATCGCGATACCGCGCTGCAGCTGTTTACCCAGGGCAGCGCCTGGTTCTCCAGCGAGCAGGGCAAGAAGGGCCAGATCAAGGTAGGCCAGCTGGCCGACTTGGCGGCACTGTCGCTGGACTTCTTCAGCGTCGAGGAAGAAGCGATCAAGGGCATCGAGTCGGTGCTAACCCTCGTCGACGGCAAGGTAGTGTACGCGGCGGGCGAATTCGATCGCCTCGGTCCACCGCAGGTGCCGGTACTGCCTGAATGGTCGCCGGTGGCCAAGGTTCCAGGGCACTGGCGCGTCGGCACACCCTCGCTGGTGGCGGCAGTGCACCAATGCAGCGGGCCTTGTGGGGTGCATGCGCATAGTCATGAGAAGGCGCGGCAGTCGAGCGTGCCGGTCAATGACTTCCAGGGCTTCTGGGGTGCGTTGGGTTGTTCGTGTTTCGCGTTCTGA
- a CDS encoding antibiotic biosynthesis monooxygenase: MNTATQDNRNVVTLVIQHKARAESLSRYEAWLKRAVSAARLQPGHLDVNVIRPDDGGRHFTTVVRFADAGLLQAWVNSAERQALVSEVLPLLEDGDHTQVHEDPEFWFTPPSSNAAQPPRWKQALLTYLVICPMTMVIPQLLAPFFARFPHLGGPVAGNLIVNLFVILPVVFYIMPWVTRRCANWLRG; the protein is encoded by the coding sequence ATGAACACTGCAACCCAAGACAACCGCAACGTGGTGACCCTGGTCATCCAGCACAAGGCCCGCGCCGAATCACTGAGCCGCTATGAGGCCTGGCTCAAGCGCGCGGTCTCCGCAGCCCGCCTGCAACCTGGCCATCTGGACGTCAACGTGATTCGCCCAGACGACGGTGGCCGGCACTTCACCACCGTGGTGCGCTTTGCCGATGCGGGGCTGTTGCAGGCCTGGGTCAACTCAGCCGAGCGCCAGGCGCTGGTCAGTGAAGTGCTGCCGTTGCTCGAAGACGGCGACCACACCCAGGTGCATGAGGATCCGGAGTTCTGGTTCACCCCGCCGAGTAGCAACGCCGCGCAGCCGCCGCGCTGGAAGCAGGCACTGCTGACCTACCTGGTGATCTGCCCAATGACCATGGTCATCCCGCAGTTGCTGGCGCCGTTTTTCGCCCGCTTCCCGCACCTGGGCGGGCCAGTGGCGGGCAACCTGATCGTCAACCTGTTCGTCATCTTGCCGGTGGTGTTCTACATCATGCCGTGGGTGACCCGCCGCTGTGCCAACTGGCTGCGCGGCTGA